CATCACCACCACGTCCGGACGCAGTCGGCCGGCCAGGTCAACCGCGGCACGCCCGTCGCCGCACTCGCCCACCACCTCGAGATCGGGCTGGGCGCCGATGATCGTCGCGAACCCGGTGCGGATCAGCGCCTGGTCGTCGCAGACCAGGACCCGGAGCGGCGCGGTCACCCGGGGCTCCCGACCGGGATGCGGGCCCGTACGACGAAGCCGCCGCCCGGCTGCCGCTCCGCGCTGAACTCGCCGCCCAGGACGTGGACCCGTTCGCGGAGCCCGGCGAGGCCCCGCCCGCCCCCGCCGGGGTACGCGGCGTGCGCGCCCGAGCCGTCGGTGCCGACCGTCACGGTGATCTCCCTTGCGCCGTGCTGCACCTGGACCACGGTGCGGCTGCCGTGGGCGTACTTGAGGGCGTTCGTCAGGGCCTCCTGCACGACTCGGTAGGCCGTGAGCTCGGCGCTGCCGGTCGTCTCCTGCGGGACGCCCTCCTCGGTGAACTCCACCGGCTGCCCGGCCCGGCGGGTCTGCTCCACCAGCGTGGGCAGTTCGCCTACCGACGGCGTCCTGACGTCGGTGCCATGGTCGGGGTTGAGCAGGTCGAGCAGGTGCCGCAGGTCGGCGATGGCCCGTCGGCCGGTGTCGGTGACGGCGGCCAGGGTCTGGTCAAGGCGGTCGGGGGCGGCGGTCAGGTACCGTGCCGCCTCCGCCTGTACGACCATCGCCGTCACGTGGTGGGTCACCACGTCGTGGAGTTCACGCGCGATACGGGTGCGTTCGGCGGTGCGGGTGGCCTCGGCGAGACGGCGGCGGTGTTCGTACTCGGCTGCCCGGGTGGAGCGCAGCCATGACCCGATGCCCCAGGCGAATACCAGCGCCAGGTAGAACGTTCCGAATTCGACCGGCCGCTCGCCCGCGCCGAGCCGGTCGAGCGCGATCGCCAGCGGCACGTACGCCACGGAGATGAGGACCGCCGTGGTGCGCCGGTGACGTTCCAGATGGGCTCCCGCGCTCAACAGCGCGATCGGCAGTGCGGTGCCCGCGACCAGGTGGTAGCCGCGGAGCTGGTCGACGGCGAAGCCGAGCGACACCAGGGCGAGGCAGGCGGCCGGCCACCGCCGGCGCACGGCGAGCGGAAGACACTCCAGGGCGAGCGCCACGACGGCCAGCGCGTCGAAGGGGCGGGCGGGCAGGTCGCCGATCCGCGTTCCGTAGCCGTGCAACGCCGGCGGGTACGACGCGACGACGAGCAGCAACGCGATCGGCAGATCCCGGACCGTGACGTCACACCGCCGCCACAGGTCCGGGACCCGGCGAAGGTCGATCACTCGGAGAGCGTAGCGGTGGCCGAGGCCCGGGCGCCGCGCCGGCGGCGGGGCACCACGTGGCCTCGGCGGCGGGCCAGCACCATGAACACCAACGTCAGCACCGCGCCGGCCAGTACCGCGTACAGGCTCGCCTCCGGCCCGAAGTCGCCGCCGCTGAGCAGGGTCGGACCCGACAGCACGCCGTCCAGCAGCCCCGCCGGCCCGTCCATGCCCGAGACGGTGGCCCCGAAGATGCCGGCCGCGGCGAAGTTCCAGCCGAAGTGCAGGCCGATCGGCAGCCACAGGGTGCGGGTAGCGGCGTAGGCGGCGGCGAGCATTCCGCCGGCCTCGACCGCGATGGCGATCGCACCCCACAGGCTCGCGTGCGGGTTGAGCAGGTGCACCAGGCCGAACAGCAGGCCGGTCAGCGCCAGCGCGCCCCAGGTGCCGGCACGCTCCTCGACGATCCGGAACAGGATGCCGCGAAAGATCAGTTCCTCCGTCACGGCAGCGGCGGCCATGAAGCCGAACAGTGCCAGCGCCCCCGCCGCCGAGCCCGGGCCGTTGATCCGGTAGCCGCCGAGCAGGGCGATGTTCGCGATGACAGCCGCGAACAACGCGACACCGATCAGCACACCCCGGCCAGTTGCGGCGCCGGCACCTTCTGCGGCCACCTCGGTCGGCGCGCGACGCTCGGTTCGCCGTACCACCCATGCGTACGCGACCAGCGCGAGCACGGCCGTCGCAACGCCGAGGACCAGGGTGAGCACCGTGTTCCCCTGCACCGCACGGACGCCCATGCTCCCGGCGAGCGCGACCGCCGCGACGACTCCGAACTGCTTCAACAGTCGCATGACGACTCCTCCACGAGATTGCCCGGCGAAGCGCCGCGGCTACCTCAAACGCTATGGATCAGCCGGTCCGGAATCGTCACCGCATGGTGGACATCGCGGGTAGCTCGCACGGGGGACAACCGCCGTCGACGCACGCCGAGACCCCGTGGCGGAAAACTGGCTAACCGTCCGTCGCGTCCAGGCGTCCGGTGCCCGCGATCCTGGCGAAGGCGTGGGCGCTGGGCTTGGGAATCCGTGCGAAGTCGTCGGCGTGGTCGACGGCGATGAGACCGAACGTCGGCCGGAACCCTTCGCTCCACTCGAAGTTGTCGAAGGCGGACCAGTGCAGGTAGCCGCGCACGTCGACACCTTCGGCGCGGGCCCGGGCGAGCTGCAACGGTCGGGAGGCCGAGGCAAGGTCACCCACGCCATGATCGACCGCAGCATGGACGGCCTGATCCTCATCGCGCCGATCTCGACGCGCGCCCACCTCGACCACGTCGCCGCGACCGTGCCCACCGTCGTCGTCGGCCGGCACGGCCGGTCCCGGGCCTACGACAGCGTCGCCGACGACGACTTCGCCGGGGCCGCGCTGGTCGTGGACCACCTCGTCGACCTCGGCCACACCCGGATCGCGCACATCGAGCACCACGAGACCGACCGGGACTGCCTCGCCGAGATGCCCAACGCCATCCGCGCCGCGGGCTACCAGCAGGCGATGCGGGCCCAGGGCCTCGCGGACGAGATCGACATCGCCTCCACCAGCTACAGCCAGGAAGGCGGCTACCTCGGCGCCCAGCAACTGCTCGCCCGGCCGGTCCGGCCGACCGCCATATTCGCCGGCGCGGACATCGTCGCCATGGGCGCCCTCGACGCGATCGCCGAGGCCAGTCTGCGGGTGCCCGAGGACGTCTCGGTCGCCGGCTACGACAACACCACCTTCGCCGCCTTCCGGCCCATCTCGCTGACCAGCGTGGACCAGGCCGGTCACCAGATCGGCGCGAACGCCGCCCGGCTGCTGCTCGACCGCATCGCCGACCGGCAGCGGCCCGCCGCGCAGGTCAGGCTCTCCCCCACTCTCGTCGTCCGCCGCACCACCGCCCCGCCACCCGCGCGGTAGCGGCCGTCACCTGGCCGCGAACCGTCGCACGAGGTCCACCGGCTGCTCCGTGGATGCCAACCCCCGACCACGCAAAACGATCATGGATAACGTTACCCACGGCATCCACGCCGGCTTACGCCCCCTCGCGTACCGCCTGACCAGGTCCGGCGGTTCGGTGAGCGGCAGCACCAGCTGAGCGGGGACGGTGCCGCGGCCCCCACCCTCAGGACCGGGTGCGGGCATGCTCCTCCACCAGGGTGGCGAAGCCGTCGAGATGGCGTGCGAGACCGTACTCGAACAGTCCGCCCAGGTCCGAGGCCGTCTCCGTCGGGATCGTCGCCAGCAGTGGGAACCGTCCACTTTCGAGGAGTTGGGCGGCCCGCTTCTGCTGTGCCAGCCGCCACCCGTCGAGCGTGACACCGGTTTCCTGCTCCGACTCGACCTCGGCCGCCAGGGACAGCGCGACGGTGACGACCACTCCATGGAGGGTGAGCGCCTCGCGGATCCGGGTCGCCATCGGCAGCCCGAGCCCGTCGAGCGCGCGCAGGGTCCACTCGGTGTGCATCATCATGTTGGGCACGAGCGCCGGGCGGGTGAACGAGACGGCCCTGGGCAGCCAGAGGTGTCTCCGGCACAGATCCCACTGTTGGCGGGAGATCAGTTCGAGTTTCGCCCGCCACCCGGGCGGTCCCGGGACCGGCAGTTCGCATTCGCCGAAGACCTCGTCGGCCATCTGCGTCACCAGCTCGTCCTTGTTCGCCACGTGCCGGTAGAGCGACATCGGGCCGACGGCGAGGTCGGCCGCGAGTCGTCGCATCGACACCGCGTCGAGTCCCTCGACATCGGCGATCGCGACGGCGGTGCGGAGCACGTGCTTGCGGCTCAGTGGCTGCTTGACGGTGCCCGCCTGCCGGGGCCGCCGCGACTCGGCCGGGCTGAGCGGATGTTTGCGGCCCGCGCGGCTGCTGACCACCGTGCCGGAACCGACCGTCGCCTCGACCAGCCCGTTGTCGCGCAGAGTCGCCATCGCTCTGGTGGCGGTCGCGACCGCGACACCCCAGCGCTGGGCGACCTGCCGGACCGACGGTATCCGGTCACCGGGCCGCAGGTCGCCGGCCAGGATGCGGCCGCGGATCTCCTCGACGATCCGCCGGTACGGCGGTTCCGGGCGCGGTGTCGGCGAAGGCACAGAGTCGCTCCGATCTACTTGGGACGGTGTCGCGGATTTGGAGTGTACTAGTTCAATCCTTTCCCGGCCAGTACACTTCCTCCACCTGACCAGGCCTGAATGCGTCATCTTCGCCGATGCGCCGATACGGTGTACGCATGACACAGGACATACCGCACGCACTCGTGCGGCGGGCGGATGACGCAGACCGGCAGGTGGTGTCGGACGTCCTCACCGAGGCGTTCATGAACGATCCGGTCGCCTGTTGGCTTTTTCCGGTACCGGGTGAACGCGGTCGTCTCCAGTCGCACTTCTACGGTCAGCTGCTGGATCAGAGCGCCGCCGAGGCGTACCTGGCCGGCCGTGATGAGGGCGCCTCGGTGTGGCGGGCGTTGACCTCGGGCCAGGAACCCGACGAGGAGCATCCGGACGCACCCGACGAGGAGCAGAACTCGGTCTTCGGCGAGAACGGCGCGCGGCTGCGGGCTCTGGGGCAGGCACTGGCCGAGCGGCATCCCGGCCGGGAACCGCACCTCTACCTCGCCTGCATGGGAGTGGTCGGCGGGCGGCAGGGCGCCGGACTCGGCTCGGCCATGTTGCGGCACCGGTTGGAACGAGCCGACGCCGACGGACTCGCCGCGTACCTGGAGGCGAGCTCTCCCCGGAGCCGAACCCTCTACCTGCGGTACGGCTTCGAGGAGCTCGGCGCTCCGGTCCGCGTGGCGGACAGCCCACTCCTGTGGCCGATGTGGCGCCACGCCCGCCGCTGACCACTGACCACTGACCCCGATTCCACCAGCACAAGGGAGAACCTCGATGACGATGAAGGACACCGCCGGCGATCGGCGAGCGCCGAGCCTGGTCTTCGTACACGGCACCAACTCCTCGTCGTACTTCTGCTCGGGACTGATCAGCGAACTGACCTTGCGGGGGCACCGGTGCGTCGCCGTCGACCTACCGGGACACGGCACTGAAGGGTTCTTCCCCCGCTCGTACCAGGCCCCGCAGGACCCGCAGGGGCTGGCGACCGAGCCGTCACCGCTCGCCAAGATCACGATCGACGACTACGTCGAACGCGTCGTGGACACGGTGCGCCGGGCCCGCCGCCACGGGCCCGTGATCCTGGCCGGCGCCAGCCAGGGCGGCGTCACCGTGAGCAGGGTCGGCAACGCCATCCCCGAGCTCCTGGATCGGGTCGTCTACATGGCGGCGTACTGCTGCGTCGACCTGCCGAACGTGGCCGCCTACCTCGCCACGCCGGAGAACAGCGACAGCCTGCTCCCCCTGGTGACCCAGGCGGTGGTCGCCGATCCGGCGGTCCTCGGGGTGGCCCGGATCAACTGGCGCTCGGCCGACCCCGCGGTGTTCGACGGCATCAGGCAGTGCCTCGCCGGCGACTTCACCGACGAGGCGGTGAGTCGGCTGCTCAACACGCTCGAACCCGACGAGCCCGCCAGCATCCCCTTGGCCGACGCGCGCGGCAAGGCGCACACCTGGGGCCGGATCCCCCGGACATACGTACGCTTCACCCAGGACCGGCTGATCCCACCCGCGCTACAGGACCGCTTCATCACCGAGGCCGACCGCCTCACCCCGGGTAACCCGACCGACGTACGAAGCGTCGCCGCCCCCCACGTCGGCCCGTTCGACCGGCCCGAGCTTGTGGAAATCTTCGCCGAACTCGCCGGCCGCTGACCGGCGCACCATGGCCGCCCCGCTGGGCCTCGACAGCCGGCCCGCGCCTGCGGGCTCGTGGGCGAAGTCCCAGCGGGTGCCGCCCATCACGTCGGCGGTGAAGACGCCGTCGTCGGATTCCACGACCGTCAGGCAGCCGGGTGTGGCTCGACGGAGCCACCCCGACCGCCCGGTGCGGCGTGAGCTGGGCATGGCGCGGCGCGGACTCCGGCGTCGCGACGAAGACGGATCAATCCCGGTGCCGATCACCGCGCACAGTGGCCTGTCCGCCGAGCAACGGCTGTTGACTTAAACAGAGCTTCA
The nucleotide sequence above comes from Plantactinospora soyae. Encoded proteins:
- a CDS encoding sensor histidine kinase, which produces MIDLRRVPDLWRRCDVTVRDLPIALLLVVASYPPALHGYGTRIGDLPARPFDALAVVALALECLPLAVRRRWPAACLALVSLGFAVDQLRGYHLVAGTALPIALLSAGAHLERHRRTTAVLISVAYVPLAIALDRLGAGERPVEFGTFYLALVFAWGIGSWLRSTRAAEYEHRRRLAEATRTAERTRIARELHDVVTHHVTAMVVQAEAARYLTAAPDRLDQTLAAVTDTGRRAIADLRHLLDLLNPDHGTDVRTPSVGELPTLVEQTRRAGQPVEFTEEGVPQETTGSAELTAYRVVQEALTNALKYAHGSRTVVQVQHGAREITVTVGTDGSGAHAAYPGGGGRGLAGLRERVHVLGGEFSAERQPGGGFVVRARIPVGSPG
- a CDS encoding CPBP family intramembrane glutamic endopeptidase; its protein translation is MRLLKQFGVVAAVALAGSMGVRAVQGNTVLTLVLGVATAVLALVAYAWVVRRTERRAPTEVAAEGAGAATGRGVLIGVALFAAVIANIALLGGYRINGPGSAAGALALFGFMAAAAVTEELIFRGILFRIVEERAGTWGALALTGLLFGLVHLLNPHASLWGAIAIAVEAGGMLAAAYAATRTLWLPIGLHFGWNFAAAGIFGATVSGMDGPAGLLDGVLSGPTLLSGGDFGPEASLYAVLAGAVLTLVFMVLARRRGHVVPRRRRGARASATATLSE
- a CDS encoding family 1 glycosylhydrolase, with the protein product MGDLASASRPLQLARARAEGVDVRGYLHWSAFDNFEWSEGFRPTFGLIAVDHADDFARIPKPSAHAFARIAGTGRLDATDG
- a CDS encoding LacI family DNA-binding transcriptional regulator is translated as MIDRSMDGLILIAPISTRAHLDHVAATVPTVVVGRHGRSRAYDSVADDDFAGAALVVDHLVDLGHTRIAHIEHHETDRDCLAEMPNAIRAAGYQQAMRAQGLADEIDIASTSYSQEGGYLGAQQLLARPVRPTAIFAGADIVAMGALDAIAEASLRVPEDVSVAGYDNTTFAAFRPISLTSVDQAGHQIGANAARLLLDRIADRQRPAAQVRLSPTLVVRRTTAPPPAR
- a CDS encoding GntR family transcriptional regulator, translating into MPSPTPRPEPPYRRIVEEIRGRILAGDLRPGDRIPSVRQVAQRWGVAVATATRAMATLRDNGLVEATVGSGTVVSSRAGRKHPLSPAESRRPRQAGTVKQPLSRKHVLRTAVAIADVEGLDAVSMRRLAADLAVGPMSLYRHVANKDELVTQMADEVFGECELPVPGPPGWRAKLELISRQQWDLCRRHLWLPRAVSFTRPALVPNMMMHTEWTLRALDGLGLPMATRIREALTLHGVVVTVALSLAAEVESEQETGVTLDGWRLAQQKRAAQLLESGRFPLLATIPTETASDLGGLFEYGLARHLDGFATLVEEHARTRS
- a CDS encoding GNAT family N-acetyltransferase; the protein is MTQDIPHALVRRADDADRQVVSDVLTEAFMNDPVACWLFPVPGERGRLQSHFYGQLLDQSAAEAYLAGRDEGASVWRALTSGQEPDEEHPDAPDEEQNSVFGENGARLRALGQALAERHPGREPHLYLACMGVVGGRQGAGLGSAMLRHRLERADADGLAAYLEASSPRSRTLYLRYGFEELGAPVRVADSPLLWPMWRHARR
- a CDS encoding alpha/beta fold hydrolase, translating into MTMKDTAGDRRAPSLVFVHGTNSSSYFCSGLISELTLRGHRCVAVDLPGHGTEGFFPRSYQAPQDPQGLATEPSPLAKITIDDYVERVVDTVRRARRHGPVILAGASQGGVTVSRVGNAIPELLDRVVYMAAYCCVDLPNVAAYLATPENSDSLLPLVTQAVVADPAVLGVARINWRSADPAVFDGIRQCLAGDFTDEAVSRLLNTLEPDEPASIPLADARGKAHTWGRIPRTYVRFTQDRLIPPALQDRFITEADRLTPGNPTDVRSVAAPHVGPFDRPELVEIFAELAGR